One window of the Diospyros lotus cultivar Yz01 chromosome 12, ASM1463336v1, whole genome shotgun sequence genome contains the following:
- the LOC127787048 gene encoding glutathione S-transferase T1-like: MKLKVYVDRMSQPSRAVIIFCKMNGIDFEEIKVDLAKRQQLSPEFKEINPMRQVPAIVDGRFKLFESHAILRYIAGVFPGVADHWYPSDIFKRAKIDSVLDWHHSNLRRGAVTYIINSTLAPVLGLQLNPQAAAEGEKMLSASLGKIESIWLKGTGRFLLGSSQPSIADLSLVCELMQLEIVDEQDKNRILDPYKKVQQWIEDTKHATKPHFEEVHVVLFKVKEKLQSQRSRRTAFPSKL; encoded by the exons atgaagctaAAAGTCTACGTCGATCGTATGTCACAACCATCTCGGGCTGTTATCATCTTCTGCAA GATGAACGGAATCGATTTTGAGGAAATCAAAGTGGACTTGGCTAAACGCCAACAATTGTCTCCTGAATTTAAAG AAATAAACCCTATGAGACAAGTGCCTGCAATAGTTGATGGAAGATTTAAGCTGTTCGAGAG CCATGCAATTCTCCGGTATATAGCTGGCGTGTTTCCTGGAGTTGCAGATCATTG GTATCCATCTGATATATTCAAAAGAGCAAAGATCGACTCAGTATTGGATTGGCATCATTCTAATCTACGGCGTGGTGCAG TTACATACATTATCAACTCTACACTTGCACCTGTGCTTGGTCTGCAATTGAATCCACAAGCAGCTGCTGAAGGCGAGAAAATGTTGTCTGCATCACTTGGAAAGATCGAGTCCATTTGGCTCAAGGGGACTGGCAGGTTTTTGCTGGGAAGCTCCCAACCATCCATAGCAGATCTCAGCTTAGTTTGTGAACTTATGCAACTAGAG ATTGTTGATGAGCAAGACAAGAATCGAATATTAGACCCTTACAAGAAAGTTCAGCAGTGGATTGAAGATACTAAGCACGCGACAAAACCTCATTTCGAGGAAGTACATGTGGTCCTCTTTAAAGTGAAAGAAAAGCTACAATCACAGCGGTCGCGTAGAACTGCATTCCCCTCAAAACTGTGA